A stretch of Arachis hypogaea cultivar Tifrunner chromosome 15, arahy.Tifrunner.gnm2.J5K5, whole genome shotgun sequence DNA encodes these proteins:
- the LOC112749002 gene encoding uncharacterized protein, which yields MQGVWKRLHVDDSHHTSVAADSTVTIKVLQETTEAIYGFRPSYRNVWIIKQKAVAQIYGDWEESYVELPRWILGVQGTMDRTVALLKTSPYGETSLLAIAQDGNSNILLVAFAHVEWENTELRIATTTFYEPDSHSCHQTTEWIAAS from the exons ATGCAAGGAGTTTGGAAACGGCTGCACGTGGATGATTCGCATCACACTTCGGTAGC GGCAGATTCAACGGTTACGATTAAGGTGTTGCAAGAAACTACTGAGGCAATCTATGGATTCAGGCCTAGTTATAGGAATGTGTGGATAATAAAACAGAAGGCAGTTGCACAGATCTATGGAGATTGGGAAGAGTCATATGTTGAGTTGCCTCGTTGGATCCTTGGGGTGCAAGGCACGATGGACAGAACCGTGGCATTGTTGAAGACTTCTCCG TATGGCGAGACTTCGCTTCTGGCTATCGCGCAAGATGGAAACTCGAATATCTTGCTCGTTGCCTTTGCACATGTGGAATGGGAGAATACGGAGTTGCGGATAGCAACCACTACGTTCTATGAACCCGATTCCCACTCTTGTCACCAAACAACTGAGTGGATAGCAGCATCATGA